Within the Miscanthus floridulus cultivar M001 chromosome 2, ASM1932011v1, whole genome shotgun sequence genome, the region tcggagaaggttcaaaaggcgtgtcgcagcataatacatgatgctcggggactagctgtgggggtattaacccctatacccttacggctaagcttgggctggcccggatcgatgggttcagtccacccgaaagatgacgtgcggcccagttaacctgatcggagtcccgcacaaggaatcaagacggatttggcaaccaagcaggatcctggtcggttagaataggaatccttatccggccagatatggcagttgtaactgactaggattagtttccagatctgtaaccctgccccccggactatataaggcgggcaggggacccctctaaaagatatctctcattaacatacagcaatacaaatcagacgcatgacgtaggtattacgccttcttggcggccgaacctggataaaacctcgtgtctgtcttgcgtcaccgtcttgtttggggcttgcgcatctgtctgccgataatctactaccttgggcatacccctaggtagactgccgaccatatttcgtcgacacaagcGTTTtcacaatgtttcatctgtttcagacatatgtttgcaagcgtttcacacatatatggcaatagtatgttccaaatgttttagtcTTATATTGcggtaagtgttttcatgttgcaagttgtaagTGTTTATGTGGAagctgcatatgttgcaatggctatacatgtacgttgcaagtgtatgttttatctgtttttagaagtatattgcaagtgttttatctggatgttgcatatgttgcagtggctatacacatattacaaacgtatgtttcatctgtttcagacataCGTTGCAACAAGTGCTTCAAGCTACAAGTGTTTTCATTAGCCTGCACGGAAAGCGAGCGCAAGCAGAGACGGTCCCGCGTGCATGCCCACTGCCATGGCATGCATACGCAACAatatgggccttgtttagatgccatccaaattccaagttttttcactctctttccatcacatcaatttttagccgcttgcatggagtattaaatgtaggtaaaaaaaataactaattgcacagtttagttcgaaatcacgagatgaatctttagagcttagttggtccacgatcggacaatatttgtcaaataagacgaaagtgctactattcatcggattGAAATTTTTTCGTAATCTAAACGAGGCCATGGCATGCGTAGGCACGCAGCAGCAGGCGCATGGGGCACGTAGCAGGAGCATATGGGTGCGTGTAGCAGGAGCTAGCAGGAGCCAGGGCAGCATGCGTAGACGTGTAGCAGCATGCGCATGCGGGCGCGTGCAGCAGGCGCGGCAGGCGCGGCGTCCGGATGCTAGCCACGCCAATATATTAATTCTCTTAAGTGCATCTCGTGAGGTTAAAGTCTCTTTGAACTGGACACTAATTTAATGATGATATAGGTGagtaatttagatgtaaatttCAAAGGTTACAAACTTACGATACAATGGCAAAGGTGgacaatttagatgcaaattaggTAAATAGCGGCTACTTTAGATTAGTGGATAATTTAGATGCAGATTTAGGGGTGTTCCTTTAAGTTGTTATTTGCAATCAAAGTAGTAATTCTTAGAAGAATAATATATACTTTCAACGACTATTATTATTACACATTTGCTAGAATTCAGTCGCCTGAGATTTCAGGCGTTGAGTTCGTGCGCTGTCTGCGGCTTTTTGCTGCTGAGCTGACGTAAGCAACACGAGAAGCATGACCGATGGTACCCACGTCGCCTGATTGTTTGCGAAAAAACAGGCGCCTGTATAATAGCAATCCCCTTATTATTAAATTTTTTTGAAAATGGAAAAGTTCTGGCTTTGGACCTCTCATAGAAGACTATAtattattaataataataataattagaaTCTAACAAATTGACGGTCAATGTTTAATTTTTAGGATTTTTTCCTGCTTCGGACCTCTTCATTTTTAGGATTTGTCACTTTTCCTAGTATGTTTAATGAGGATTAACGCTCTTTTAATTAGTAATATATAGTAAGATACTTAATAACTTTTATGTAGGTAGATTTGCGATTAAGCTAACATTAttattatatctaaatgcatTACGTGTTGAACTCATAATTCATTTACTTTGACTTCAGAACTCCCGTAAAAGTCACCATATATTAGATAACAATATCCTGTCATCTGAGTACGCAATGGATGCAATGATAGGGTTGCTAAACATTTGCGTGAATGACCTCATCGGTGACATAGCGCGCATGTGACCACATGCGCCTCATAAAGCTATACTTTTGCGCAGGctagcatttttttttttttttttgcctcttctTAGTAGAGAACGGATAGCAATTCCAAGAGACTTAAGTATTATTAAATTATTAAATCAGAGGAAGCAAAGTTAGATCATCTCCAGTCTCCACCAGATTTTTTATACTCTTCCCTATCTCTTAAATAGAAAATGTAACAGCTGCAGCATCTCCTATCACATCTCTTCTCGCTATGTTATTCACCGTCATCTCTCCTAAAGAAAGGGGAGACCTATTCCTCTCCTAAAGCAGGGTGAGGTTTTGGCAATCTGCTAGAGCAAAAGTCTCTCATATCCTAAAGTTGCTTTTGAGAGATCTCCTATAACTTATTATAGGAGATAAAGAACAGGAAACatggtggagatgctcttacaagAAGTAAatgaagaaaaaagaagagacaAAGAAAATTAAGAGTAGCCTACTAATTACACATTTACACCATAGTTTGTGTCCATTGATCAAACGGCAGCGAAAGTTTTGACTTGACTTTGTGGGAGATCAACAGAACTTCCTTGAAGAAGAGGAGTCTGCAAGCACTATACTAGGTTGGACTCGTTTGAAAATTAAGTCCTTTCTTGCTATCCAAATTACCCAACACAGCAGCGCCACTGCTACCATGAAGAATTGTGACTCTCTTGGCCTTGAAATAGCTTGTGATTTCAGAGAAACTCCCATTTGGTGGAATGTCTAGATTGATGAATCTCCAACACTGTTTTGCAAAAATGACAATGGAGGAAAAGGTGTTGCAAAGTTTCTTCAACATCTCAGTTGCACAAGACAATTAATTGTAAGCATCCAAATCCATGTTGCTCCTTCTCAAGATTTTTGTTGTGCTTAGTCTGTCTGAAAGCTtcatgtttggttttggtaattgaatgacaacTAGTGGACTAACATTTTGCCTAAGTGTTGATTAATTTAGGTGAAGTCCACACcaaggtggtgaggaaggctagGACTTGGATGAAGCATGATCAATGCAAAATGGAACAATCTCACACTTGGAGAGAAGATGAAGAGGTGAAAACAAGCCCAAAGTCAAAGATGTATGTTAAGGGTTTTGTTTTTGCCGGTCGAGACGCAATGGAGTGCGTGGTTAGGTACTCGGGTTTAGGATACATagttatactattaagaggagagcTCTAAAGCTACACGGTTATCTAATGCCACTAGGTGttgatatacatgcatatgcattagacCTAGTGACGTGGTGAGTAGCAGGCGAAAATATATTTTAAAACACTTTGAAAAATACTAACTTAGTGCTCAAATGTTTGGCAAAACATTTTGGAGTTAGCATGCTTGCTTGTGAAGATGAGAGAAAAGCACTTGATAGTGTTGTTTTGCACTCACCGGAGTGCTCCGGTGTGTCACCGGAGTGCTCACCATAGTGCTCCCACAATGAACTGACGTGGGCATAGTTTCAGTGTGCACACCTTAATATCCGGTGTGCACTGGAGTCATCTTGGAGAAGGCCTAAtggacccacttgcacatggagAAGGCCCACGAGCTCCATGGAGTTACCTGGTCAAGAGCTTGGCTCTTGTGAGGGCATCCTTGTGAGAGGCTCCAATGGGGATTAGAGGGAAGCGTGGggttcttgatacctcggtaaaaatcgagagtcatcaacgggagtttgcattTTCTACCCTTAAGCTTCTGCATTTATATTGTGTACTTAAGTTGTGTGCTTTATATTCCTAGTCTAACTTGTTACATtagtgataggattggaacctatgttgcataactcttttgcggtagagatagcaacacattagaggTCGTGTTTAGtattaagttgcctaatttaaaCCCCCTCCCCCGTCTTAGGTGTCATGGTTCCTTCAATTTGGAATTAAATTTAAGAATTTTTGAATGATCtcgatgttgacatggtctacaCCACATTTTAGTTAGAACTTTGTAGTTGTCAAGTTTTTTATTTAAGTAGTTTAGTTTTTGAAATCTATtttaaatttttcaaaagacctcaatTGTTAACATAGTCAATACCCAATTTATAGTGGTCTATGTGATCTTCAACTTTGTAGTAGACAAGTTTTTTATTCAATTCGTTTAGAGTACCAAACATATGTTTtaatttatcatattcttatattcaattttttgaaatttttaaaCAATCTCAGTTGGAGAATGTAGTGCTtcacaagatctaaaactttgtaatcGAAACCTTTTTTATTTTAGATTATTTAGCGGTCAAAATATTTAATCCAAGATTACAAAATGCTAATACAAAATAGTAACATCCTATACTGCAGTGGGTGGAGACATGTCACATGAGGCTAAAGATCATGGATTTGACTCTTTGGATACACATGATTTACAGAGATGAGCGGCTAAATACTTGCACTctgactagatttataaaaagatATATGAACATATGTAATACTAAGAGTAACTCTAGCAGAGCCCCTAAGTCCTCATCCTATTTATGAGGGCTCAGAGACCAAATCTATTCTCTAACAGGGTGCCTCCTAGACCCTCAAACTTGAGAGGAGCCTCAAATCCCCTCCCACCCCTCATTCCTAGGGGATCCTGGGACAAGCCCTCAAATCACTGTTTCTGGTTGTTTCCCATGTTTCCTTTCCTCGTTCGTGCGTCGCCAGTTTCCCCATCCGTGCACCACCCCGCTTTCGGCTTCCCCCGTCTACGTGCGCCATGCACTTCCTTGTCCACATGTCACTGGATCTGAGGGAGAGGTCACACCTCGAGCAAGAAAACAACACGGCAGCTCTAGCGACCACCTCCCCGGCTTCTTCCCTCCCCATGCATCAGCGCGTCACCCGAGTAGGCATTCGCCAGAGAGGTCACGTCCTGGCTCCTTCCTCTCCCGATGACTTCCCCGTGTCACCTCTCCCCGCTAGAGCCCCTCCCTAGCTGCACCACTCTCATCCGGAGCCATGGCTATTCCTCTCCGCATTGGAGCCCTTCCTGATGGCTGCGCCCCCAACATAGCCATGTTCATCAACGGAGAGAAGATAAAGAAAGAAGATAGGAAAGAGGATAACAAGTGGATCATATGGGTCGTTCTCTGTTAGAATGGATTGAGGACATTGTTTTGAGAGCTACTGCTAGAGTATAGCCTAGAAAATAGGGCCCTCAAAAGTATGGGAGCCCTCAAATAAAAAGTAAGGGACCTATTTTGTTGGCTATTACTAGGCTTCTCTAAGTGAATGTATCATCAAGATGTATTTCAGGTTAGAGTTAATGAAATTACTAATGCTCCGGATACTAgggtatttttctataaattagtCAAAGTGAGAGGAATTTGATTTGGGGTAAAAGTaaaatgttttaagtgttttgtattctctccgttccaaattataagtcgctttgacttttttggttcatctattttgctatgcatctagatataatatatgtctagatacatagcaaaattgatgaaccaaaaaatcaaagcgacttataacttggaacggagggagtaacattTAGCGACAAGCATGGAACACCGCATATCCAGTTCTAGATGATCGATCTGAATGCTGTGTCATGACTTAAACTTAAattatatatacaaaaaaaaacaAGCTCAGTAAtggtgaaaaaaaagaaaaatggtaACAGAAAGCAATACGATACAACCGTTCACGAGCATTCCAATCCTGGATAGTAGTGTCTGTCATCCTTCTAGTCTACTCTCTTCCTACAAAAAGTGTCATGGTTACTTTCCAAGAAGTGGAACACTTTCAACTTGAACAAATATAATACTTATgacacataattagtatcattagataaattattaattatattttataataaacttatttagagatacaaatgatgataatatttttttacaaatttaatcaaacttaagaaagtttgaagtATGGGACGGAAGGGTTAGCTTATAGAAAAGGAGAAAAAATGTGTCATTATGTGTCGCTGTAattctttttttttatgaaactgtCACTCTGCAATTGACTGTTCTTTCTCTTACCTCTAAATCAATTCGTTCTATCTTTCTGTCTTTATGGTTAGGAAACGGCTGGCTAATTGGCAAAGTGAAGATCTTTAAAACTGATCGGCCGTATAAAATCCAACACACAGCAGCTTCGATGACGAAAGCGATCACATCAGCTCGAAACTCAAGGTACGACGACTTGACGAGACGCTGAAGAAAGAGGCAGCTGTCCGGAACATGACGCATGCAAGGACGTCTAGATAGCCCGGAcagagaaaaggaaaagaaagagctCGAGCTCGTtttgtatataaatatatatatatccacataCAACTACTACATGCAGCAAACTTCTCCTCAGTCACAACTGCACTAGGCCAAGAACTCGAACCACAAAAATGTCAGAGGCAGAGGCCGTGCGTGTGATCGGCCTATGGCCGAGCCCGTTCgtgatccgcgtcctgatcgcGCTGAAGCTGAAGGGCGTCAAGTACGAGCtcgtggaggaggtggtgggcaAGAAGAGCGAGCTGCTGCTCAGGTCAAACCCGGTGCACAAGAAGGTCCCCGTCCTGCTCCACCGCGGCAAGCCCATCTCCGAGTCTCTCATCATCGTCCAGTACATCGACGAGGTCTGGTCCTCCGACGACGCGCCGGCCTTCCTCGCCGCCGACGCTTACACCCGTGCGGTCCAGCGGTTCTGGGCACAGTACGTCGATGACAAGGTAAGGCAAAACTAGCTAGTCGATCGAGCTCTTTCTCTGACCAATTCTGATCAGTTTTCAGTACCAATTTATAATGGTGTTAGAGTGAGACTAATCATGCTCTTCCTGGCTGGTTGACACTCACGCAGCTCCCTCCGGCGATCCGCACTCTCAGGGGAATGGATGACGggggcaaggacgaagcggcggaGCAGCTGTCCGCCGCCCTGCAGCTCTTAGAGGAGGCTTTCGTGAAGCTCAGCCAGGGGAAGCACTACTTCGGCGGCGACAGCGTCGGGTACCTGGACATCGCTCTGGTGTCGTATGTCGGCTGGGTGAAGGCGGTGGAGAAGATCGCCGGGGTCACTCTCCTGGACAAGGCGAAGGTTCCGAACCTGGTGGCCTGGGCCGATCGGCTCTGCACCCACCCGGTCGTGGTGGACGCGATCCCTGATGCCGACAAGTTCGTTGAGTTCAGCGTCACCTATGGGTCGTTCTCAAAGCCTATCAATGGTCCCAAGTGAGCAAAAGGGTCTGCTTCGTGATTTTCACTGCGCGTGTGCCGGTGGTGTCACTGTCAATAAGCTGTAGTCTGTGTCCTTCCACTGGAAATAAAGCTTTCTTTATCTTTGAAAAAAGTTTGTGCCCCTCAAAGGGAAATCGACGCGCATAACTTACTGAACTAGTCCATTGCCTTCTGTTTCAAGGATAAAGTCAAATTTAAGAAGATGGAGGTGCTAGCGGCCAGATGTCCGGTCCGACGCCTATGCAGACTGCCCTTGTCCGCTGATTTTTTTTTCGCTCCACACGTGAGGACTCGCCTCACACTCCTAGCCCGCCCATTCTGTCTTGATTCAAGGCCATTCGCCCCACCCCACACTCGCACCCCGCCCCCGTCGTGCCACGTCCATCAGCCCCCGCTCGCCACGCCCCATTCCTCAGTGTCCACGCCGTGCCACCATCACTCCCCACGCCCCTTAACTCTCGGAACAACGTGAAAAATGTACAACATGAAATACTTAAATGCAACATACGCATGCAACAAATAAAACATATATATGGAACATACACTTACAAtatatgtatgaaacatatgcaatatccagataaaacacttacaacatgcaacttgaaaacacttactgcaacataagactcaaacagttgaaacatatgcaacatccagattacaacatttgcaacatacgtttggaacagatgaaatattttgaacaaacctcTGAAACACTTCCAACATgcctatgaaacacttgcaatatattcAACGTGTGCAacatccccgatctacttttgcaacatccatatgaaacaattgcaacatacctttgaaacacttgaaacatacgcttgcaacatatattttcatcgcaacatctccttgctgaggTTGCGCAACGCAACAGCCACAACATCGACAGCGGCCACGACCTACTGGTGGGGAACAGTGGAGACCGTAGCACCTCGGCAGCACCTCACCGCGCGCGGGGGACGAGGCACGATGCGCGGTAGCGGTGGCGTGGCACGCGGCGAGCTGGAGCAGGCAGGGCGGGAGATGTAGCGCGGTGCTAGATGGGGGAGCCGCGCGGCGCGAGGTGGGGTGCGCGGCGGGGAAGACGGCAGCAGCGAGCGCACGACACAGCTGCACGCGATGGGTGAGAGCGATGGGAAAATATTTTTTAGAGAGATGGAGAGACACAGAGAGTAAGCATGCCTATTGAGCCAGTACGCGCAGGCCTAGAAAGCGGCGTTCGGACGGATAGATACCCGCTCGTGAGCATTACCGTTAAGGAAACGACAACACGACGTAGCCCCTTATGTTCTTAAAATAATGTTGTTATACGCCATCTGTAGGGAGGTGGTGCCCTTTGCAAGGCTGCCCTTTACCTCCCATCTCGCTAACTAGTGATCTAATTGCTCACGGCTCTTGAGATGATGACTCTTGCAGGGAATATTTATATGGTGTGTTGTAACACGGCTTCGGCGGGTGACGAAGGCCTCCGACAGCAAGCCTCCGACAGCAAGgcgtcgccaaggcgtcttcgagcatcttagggcggagacctggcgttgactaaaggaactttcctggctacgCTCGTATGGCACTACACCAGGCTCGGCGGGCTTGTCGCGAATTCCGCCCAGGCCGGGCGCGGGCACCTCCGACCTATgctcaggcggacgccgccccgcttTGGCTCACGGGCGTCTCCAACgatgagggcggaggccgccttacctatgaactaattaaacaaacaatcttgcctaagtgtgtgcaggtactcaagcgcaggcacccgtggtccgcgcgagcgcgccagcatggcccccgcgcggccgggcggagacccatGGTTGacgtctccgaccggaccggcagAGACCCGCCAAGGCGATGGCGCCCCCCCGAAGACGGAGGCCAGCATCGGgaacccaggcctttgggccgaagatcgAGGCGTGGTGGGCCGATCGCTTATGGAGGCCCGTTACTTGGAGACggtgtggcaggattgccccgtAAACAAGAGACCAATggcagaatattccaggaatgtactgtagcagttgaggggcattgtaataaattttgTCAGGAaatagttgagccctataaatagggaacgcTTGTAACCGTGCGGATGAATGGTGaacgaattaatgaaaccctagttttttGTGCCAACTTCCCACAAGTACACCTGTCGTTCCTATCCCGAGCCTCCGCTCGAGGGCGAGCCCTGGCGGGTGGAGGCCCCTGTCTCCCTCACTCTGTCCAGAACCACCAgttccaacattggcgcccaccgtggtttgcccaagacaaaccaacgatggcagggaaaagaaaaaccaccactagagcagcaacgaccatgggtcagagaggaaggcctaggcgcaccacccgcagcacctacgcaacctcgccagtgGAGGATCGCACCAGGGCAGATGCCTAGGGTCAACAACCAGAACCCCAACATCCAGAGATCCaggatccggaggcccaaccaaactcaggtacaacactcgagcaagaactgcaatagctgcaagcacagttgcaaagagcgcaataagagagggacagaatggcagcaacattcacagctaatcagcaagccactcaagcgtcagcacaagtagtagaaataaggcagcagttggcagtcctacatgctgagatgctaagtatgcagcatgcagtaccagcgtcaacctccgcgATCCCAGCCTCCACAGCAACACCAACCGCAAACATGCCTCCGCCAGTGACCAGCCCAACCACGACGCCATCTCAGGCGATACGGAGGCCTATCGaccccaagtccccactctctgaaggcatacaacaattgccatggccaacggcgtacaagccaatcacactaccaaagttcaacggaaagacagacccccatcagttcattatgagttatgaggcagcagtagcctccgccggcggagacgacgccatcctggcaaagtcatttgttattgctgccgaaggtgacgcgttggcttggtattccatGCTCAAACCAGGCACAGTCTATTCCTGGGAAAATCttcgggacaagatattggcaaacttcaaagggctagcagcacagtcgctgacatccacagatctgttccaatgcaaacaaatgcagggagagacactacacgactactttcggaaattcgtgcaactaaaggcgaaggcaccagacgtcctagaagagatcgccattgaagcagcgatcaaagggctCTGAATCGGGCCGTTCgtagcacacctagcaagaaagaaaccaacttccatacagcagttgtacgatgagttcgagaagtactgcagatcagacaatgacctccggaAAAGGCTGAAGGAGCAGagtcaaaacagacagcaaaacaaCAGCAAAAACTCACAGAAGAGCTATGCGAACCAGAacgcatcaaatcagaaaccaggccaggggcagGTGCTTagtatcgagggtcaacctcaccccgAACAAGGGCAACTGCCAGGGCCAGCAGGGCCGGAGACCTAAACCAGGAaccaaggtaggcaaggataccaaggcaaaaactagaacaaaaaccacaaccacaaacaacgcaggccatattgcaTTTTTCACGGCGAAAGCGCAGGGCACACCACCAAAGATTGTCCAGAGACAAAGGAGACACAGGAAAGAACGAAGAACAAGCAGACCGCCCAACCTCCGGCACAGCATAACGCAAgggaggtcaacaccacctacacaactggccaccagcagtactgcccgatGTACCCAGTGCTAaacgcaaaccaaatacatccctccacactggcctccgcCTATTACCCAgaattcctaccagcatggcggtcagcgcCCTCGCAGCAGCCCCCGGCGGGCAACtataggtcggaggcaagcctgacctacataaacccaaaaactccccacataacctacctcgaaacaaaccaaccgccacaaaaccaaagcaggttCGAGTATCCGCCACAACAGCAGCAAATGCAAcaactgcctccgccaccacctcacaaccaacccccaacaccaaaaaacgagccaaacccagaaaaccaagtcaaccctcatggagcactgccaacaataggcatgatactgccaatcgccggaggatcatcaatggagtttcaaacgaaaaagcagaaaaagaatcacctccgcctggtaaacaatgtagc harbors:
- the LOC136539470 gene encoding glutathione S-transferase U17-like codes for the protein MSEAEAVRVIGLWPSPFVIRVLIALKLKGVKYELVEEVVGKKSELLLRSNPVHKKVPVLLHRGKPISESLIIVQYIDEVWSSDDAPAFLAADAYTRAVQRFWAQYVDDKLPPAIRTLRGMDDGGKDEAAEQLSAALQLLEEAFVKLSQGKHYFGGDSVGYLDIALVSYVGWVKAVEKIAGVTLLDKAKVPNLVAWADRLCTHPVVVDAIPDADKFVEFSVTYGSFSKPINGPK